In Babylonia areolata isolate BAREFJ2019XMU chromosome 19, ASM4173473v1, whole genome shotgun sequence, a single window of DNA contains:
- the LOC143294319 gene encoding O-acyltransferase like protein-like, producing the protein MGNKCGTKYLHLFVILTPIFQGVLMGAGASQDPQTQQPGSSLSQMGPHRQGASFSPEDAQMLKSRTGDKTQTALNVKSVQDYRRTRSDHKKLKRAIWWLPGVPISLVKNDDADNVKKGTSSQKTPKVAQEESQHPAAGKVKTVRCAGDQLASSIALRQGKGWARKMADSWGHVRAGTVDQEVDLVGVKEQCLSVQVPPSLNFHTQYCVATFGLNKVLFPKEIRHAQAVTGLSMGTCLPSTCDHQDVKVIIFSQVAQRHLVPDPGVVDQVFCFQADGTTSLSAAAAGMLTFLCLWTLLLLLSTAVHGWARRPEPSCQQSQGDSSSQCQRQRLRAAPRRVHYQHHSQNSQRLGADASDPSETDSSMVKIEFNVDQDNTPLLDPSRPAADQSIPRRTLSERNRRVRGILRNKQRNASLLRYTSATRAEESSNLRRLIGCLSLELHVRKLFDTSKSDSELGCLHGVRVLSLVWVVVADSVLQQVVFIRNTFPLLAEWRHHKLLYSLIGNGSLGFESLFTVSGLSVGYVYSFHLDRQMGKMNWGTYLLTRYGKIVPAMVMVGVVYLAMFPDLVTGPMSVGKAPDQDSCLHRGWMNVLLVHNFASDMCMSWTWFLAVDFQLFLLTPFLLLTLYHRPRLAYLLVVVVVLASWIANGIITRIRHVPIAQTVIPDLGNISNSAPSDESFAAEYFYKPWTHAGSFFPPLLLGYLLHRSKRRASFRARTLVVGWLLVFAASMAVLFGVSSELVGERLFSENAVAFYNAVHGTVWSLCVCWLVLVCSTGYGGPVDSFLSWSGWKPCSRLALGGFLVYPIVLMAYNACLQQLMYVTSVVMLYHVLAVLLFCFLLSAVLCLTVEMPVNALLSSRCCCCVTSVR; encoded by the exons ATGGGAAACAAGTGTGGCACCAAGTACTTGCACCTTTTTGTGATCCTGACACCTATCTTTCAAGGGGTTCTGATGGGAGCTGGAGCATCCCAGGACCCCCAAACCCAACAACCGGGCTCATCCCTCAGTCAAATGGGACCACATCGTCAAGGAGCTTCTTTCAGCCCTGAAGATGCCCAAATGTTAAAGAGTCGAACAGGGGACAAAACTCAAACAGCGCTAAACGTCAAGTCAGTGCAAGACTACCGAAGAACAAGATCTGATCACAAAAAACTGAAGAGAGCAATATGGTGGCTACCTGGTGTTCCTATTTCATTGGTAAAAAATGACGATGCAGACAATGTAAAGAAAGGAACCAGTAGCCAAAAAACGCCCAAGGTTGCACAAGAAGAATCTCAGCATCCTGCAGCCGGTAAAGTGAAAACAGTTAGATGTGCGGGGGATCAGCTGGCATCTAGCATTGCTCTCCGTCAGGGTAAAGGATGGGCCCGAAAAATGGCGGACTCGTGGGGTCACGTGAGGGCGGGGACGGTCGATCAGGAAGTGGACCTGGTCGGGGTCAAGGAGCAGTGCTTGTCCGTGCAGGTGCCGCCCAGTCTGAATTTCCACACCCAGTACTGCGTGGCTACTTTCGGGCTGAACAAG GTCCTTTTCCCCAAGGAGATCCGCCACGCACAGGCCGTGACGGGACTGTCCATGGGCACCTGCCTGCCCAGCACCTGTGACCACCAGGACGTGAAGGTCATCATCTTCAGCCAAGTTGCGCAGCGACACCTGGTGCCGGACCCGGGTGTGGTGGATCAGGTGTTCTGCTTTCAGGCTGACGGCACCACGAGCTTGAGCGCTGCTGCTGCAGGCATGCTGACCTTCCTGTGCCTGTGGACTCTGCTCCTGCTCCTCTCCACAGCCGTGCATGGCTGGGCGCGGAGACCTGAACCGTCGTGTCAGCAGAGTCAGGGCGACAGTTCGTCACAGTGCCAACGACAGAGGCTGAGAGCCGCACCTCGCCGGGTGCATTACCAACACCACAGCCAGAACAGTCAGCGCCTAGGCGCGGACGCCTCCGACCCTTCAGAAACAGACAGCAGCATGGTTAAGATTGAGTTCAACGTGGACCAGGACAACACGCCCCTCCTTGATCCTTCGCGGCCCGCTGCTGACCAGTCCATCCCCAGACGCACACTGTCCGAGCGGAACAGACGGGTGCGCGGAATTTTACGTAACAAGCAGCGGAACGCGTCGTTGCTTCGCTACACGAGCGCCACACGTGCTGAAGAGTCGAGCAATCTGAGGAGACTCATCGGGTGTTTGTCTTTGGAGTTGCACGTGAGGAAACTATTTGACACGTCCAAGTCAGACTCAGAGCTGGGCTGTCTGCACGGGGTGCGGGTGCTGAGcctggtgtgggtggtggtggctgactCGGTCCTGCAGCAGGTCGTTTTCATCCGTAACACCTTTCCCCTCCTGGCAGAGTGGCGCCACCACAAACTGCTGTACTCGCTGATCGGCAACGGCAGTCTGGGCTTTGAGTCTCTCTTCACTGTCAGCGGCCTGTCCGTGGGCTATGTATACAGCTTCCACCTGGACAGGCAGATGGGCAAGATGAACTGGGGGACCTATCTTCTCACGCGCTACGGGAAGATCGTTCCCGccatggtgatggtgggtgtggtgtaccTGGCCATGTTCCCCGACCTGGTCACCGGTCCAATGTCGGTGGGGAAGGCTCCTGACCAGGACAGCTGTCTGCACCGAGGATGGATGAACGTGCTCTTAGTGCACAACTTCGCCTCGGACATGTGCATGAGCTGGACGTGGTTCCTGGCTGTGGATTTCCAGCTCTTCCTCCTCACGCCATTTCTTCTCCTCACCCTGTACCATCGGCCACGTTTAGCTtacctgttggtggttgtggtcgtCCTGGCCTCTTGGATCGCGAACGGCATCATCACTCGAATCAGGCATGTACCAATAGCGCAGACTGTAATTCCCGATCTGGGCAACATCTCCAACAGTGCGCCAAGCGACGAGAGCTTTGCTGCTGAGTATTTTTACAAACCATGGACTCACGCTGGCTCCTTCTTCCCACCGCTGCTCCTTGGTTACCTTCTGCATAGATCCAAACGACGGGCCAGCTTCAGGGCCAGAACTCTGGTCGTGGGCTGGCTCTTGGTCTTTGCAGCATCCATGGCCGTCTTGTTCGGAGTCAGCTCGGAGCTGGTAGGGGAGCGCCTGTTCAGCGAAAACGCTGTTGCTTTCTACAACGCTGTTCACGGCACTGTTTGGAGCCTGTGTGTTTGCTGGCTGGTGCTGGTATGTAGCACGGGCTACGGTGGGCCCGTCGACTCCTTCCTGTCCTGGTCTGGCTGGAAGCCGTGCAGTCGATTGGCGCTGGGCGGGTTCCTGGTGTACCCTATCGTGCTGATGGCTTACAACGCCTGCCTGCAGCAGTTGATGTACGTGACGAGCGTGGTGATGCTCTACCACGTGCTGGCCGTGCTGCTGTTCTGCTTCCTGCTGTCCGCTGTCCTCTGCCTCACCGTTGAGATGCCGGTCAACGCCTTGCTGTCTTCCCGGTGCTGCTGTTGCGTCACGTCTGTGCGGTAA